The sequence below is a genomic window from Acetobacter vaccinii.
GACCTTGTCCAGCGCCTGGCGGGTTTCCACACTGGCGTCGCCACAGGCATTGGCGGTCAGGCGCACACCATCGGTAATGGTCCGCACGGCTGCTGCCACCTGTCCAAGATTGGCGGCCTGTTTTTCCGTCCGCTTGGCAAGGTCGTCCGATGCGGTGGAGATTTCGTTGGCACCTGTGGCAATCAGGTCGGTATTACGCGCAACGGCGCTGAGCGCTTCGCTCAACCGCTCCACGGAATGGGCGAACACGTCGCGCAGAGGGGCAAATTCCCCATCGAAATTGCTGCCGCTGACACGGACCTGCAGGTCGCCCTTGGCCATTTCAGCCAGTGCATTGCCCAGTTCTTCAATAACCTGGTGGGTCTGGCGGTCACGCTCCTGCGTGCGTTCCAGAGCCTCGCGGATTTCACCCGCCATTTCGTCCTGGCGGTTCTTGGCTTCCTGCTGATCGCGCACGATCTTGGTAAAGCCCACCACAACACGGGCAAAACGGCCAACGCTGTCGCCGTTTTCAACAAAAGGCACCTCACCGCGGATATCACCGCGCAGCACGCCTTCTGCAATATCGGCCATTTTTTCGACCGGAATAACAACAAGGTTTTTAAGCGAAATCCAATACAGGGAGACGACAATCTGCCCGACAACAAGAGCGCACATGTTCACCAGGAACATGTGACCGATTGTTTCGTGAAAAAAATACCCGGCGGCTTCGATAATGATCTGCAAGACAAGATAAGTCTCCAGACCCAGCATGGCTACCCTGCACTTGGAACGCAGAGGAGCATCCTTGATCAGCCATTTCAACATGCCGATACAACTTCCCTTCAATTCTTCACGGGGCGCCGGACTCGAAAACACCGTACACACCGAGCGACACAGACTGTCGCGCCGACCTGTGCACGGCCCCCTGTTTGTTCACTGAAACCTGAAAAACACCTGTGCATCACCCAAGGCCATTCGCAATGTTCATGACCAGATATCCTTACCGAAACCGCAGGGACACCATGGCGATCCCCGATGCACATATTTACATCAACCTCGCAGCTCAAGGCTTTATCAAGGTTTCTGATATACCTACAAGCATCACTCCGAAAAGGCTCGCGGTAAAGGGGGAAAAATACGCTCAGCCCCCTCCTTTTGTCATGCCCTCACAATACCTGCCCACTCACCCCGCTCTGGCACCTCCAAAGCCGCCAGGCCCGTAGCCAGAACCGGGTTGCCCAGGCCATGCCAGCCCGACCGGTCCGCCACAGCGCCAGACATGCTCTAGCACCGCGTCGGGCGTGCGGAATAGCCGCACAGATACCCCGGACACGTTGTAGTGACCAGTGCACAAAGCGCCCCTGCGGACCCTTTGCGTGCCCTATGCTTGAAGCAGAGTGAAAAAACCTTCAAATGACAACGACATGACAAAATCCTTTCGCCTCATGACCGCGCTGGCTCTGACCATCCCGCTGGCCCCCTCCGCTCTGGCAGCACCCCAGCCCCACGCTGGCACCGTTGTGCTGACAAACGAGCAGATCCCCTGGCATGCAGCCCCGGCCGATTTCCCCCACGGGGTGGAAATTGCCCATGTTTACGGCACCCCCAGCCAAGCAGGGCCGTTTGTGATCCGGGTCAGAATGCCAGCCCATAGCTGGATAGCCCCCCATACGCACAATATGGACGAAACATTGAGCGTTCTGGACGGGCATTTTACCCACTCTGTCGGGGCGGATAAGGCAACCGCCACCACACAGGATCTTGGTCCCGGCGGCTTTGTGCACCTGCCAAAAAACACCCCGCATGCCCTGCGCACCGGCGACAGCCCGGTCACCATGGAAATTTCAGGTATCGGCCCTTTTGGCATGACATACCTGAACCCTGCGGATGACCCGTCGAAAACACCCGCAAAGTAGCCCATTATCCCCCCTCCCCCATGCGGGGAGCGCCCCCTCCGGCTGGCCTGCGCGACCCGGCCAGGAGACAGCGCGCCCCTGCCTGTTCCCTTTTGACCCTACTCGCGCTGGATATCATGACCGACTCTTTCCCTGCGCCTTCGTCCCTTATCGGACATCCGGGCCTGTTTTCCGCCCTTTCTGCCCGCGCCCTTTCCACCTTTGCCGCACAGGTTCTGGCTGTGGCCGTGGGCTGGCAGGTTTACGCACTAACCCATAGCGCGGCCTCACTCGGGCTTGTCGGCCTGGCCCAGTTCCTGCCTATGATGGCCTGTATATTCCCCGCAGGGCATGCCGCCGACCAGTACAATCGCAAACGCATTGTGCTGGTCTGCCAGACGATTGAGACCATAGCAGCGGCAGGCATGGCGTATGCCTCCTTCACCAACCACCTTGCCCCTGGCATGATTTATGGTCTGGTCGCCCTGTTTGGTGCCTGCAAAGCATTTGAAATGCCAGCCCAGCAGACATTCCTGCCCTCCCTTGTGCCTGCGGCGGTTTTCCCACGGGCAGCGGCGCTGTCATCCTCCCTGTTCCAGTTCTCCTGCATTGCCGGGCCATCGGTCGGGGGGCTGCTTTACGGGCTGGGAGCGGGGCTATGCTATACGCTTTGTGCCATCGGTTTTATGCTGGCACTGCTTGCAACCTCACTCATGAAGCTGGAAGCCCCAACCCGGGCACGGCAGCCCCCCAGTCTGGCCGCCGTTTTTGGTGGCATTGCCTTTTTGCGCCGCAAACCCACCATGCTGGGTGCGATCTCGCTTGATCTGTTTGCCGTGCTGCTGGGTGGGGCCACAGCCATGCTGCCGATTTTTGCAACCGACATCCTGCATTCCGGCCCCATGGGGCTCGGCCTGTTGCGGGCCGCCCCGGCCATCGGTGCGCTGGTGGTTGCCGCCGTTCTGGCCCGCCACCCCTTGGGCCGTCATTCCGGGCTATGGATGTTTGGAGCTGTCGCCATATTCGGCCTTGCAACAATCGCCTTTGGGTTGTCCCGCTCCACCGCGCTCTCGGTCATCATGCTGGCCATTCTGGGCGGGGCTGATGTTGTCAGTGTCATGGTACGTGGCGCGCTGGTTCAGCTTGGCACCCCTGATGACATGCGCGGACGGGTGTCTGCTGTGAACATGCTCTTTATTGGCTCTTCCAACCAGTTGGGAGAGTTTGAGAGCGGCATGCTGGCCCAACTGCTTGGCCCGGTACCCGCCGTGGTACTGGGTGGCATCGGCACGCTGGTGATTACCGGCGTGTGGATGACACTGTTCCCCGGCCTACGCCGTCTGGACAGGCTGGACAGTATTACAACCGAGACACCCTGAACTCAGCCCCTGGCATCCAACAACGGATACTGGCCCGAGAATAACAAAAGGCTCCACACATCATGTGGAGCCTTTTGCCGTAACACTCAGCACTCATTCATGTCAGCACAGGCACGAAGGCTGCAACGCCGCCGCCCCTATGGACTAAAATGATCAGACAGCCTTTTTAAGGTTCGGGCTGGCCTTGAAGCGGACTGTCTTGCCTGCCTTGACCTTGACCGGGTCACCCGTGCGGGGGTTCAGCGCCTTGCGGGCCTTGGTCTTGCGGACAGTAAAGGTGCCAAACGACGGCAGGGTGAAACCACCTTCGCGCTTGAGTTCCTCAACAATCGCGTCGATGAGGTCATTCGCTGCCTGATTGGCTGCAACGCCGGTGCACTGGATGGAATCCTGGATCACCGCTGCAATAAAAGCCTTGCTCATTGAGTTTCTGGCCTCCCTAAGAAAATATATTTTACGGCGATCGCGCCTAACTTCTTTTCCGGCTTGTATTCATATTTTCATTAAAAACCAACTCAAAAAATGCACCCTTTTTCTGTTTCCTTGTGATTACAAAAGCAAAAAGGACAGATGTGACATGGCTGACACACCCTTCCCCACCGGGAGCATATGCCTTTTTGCCGCCTATACACCGGACGGAAACCTGCCCGAATACACCCGCCATTACCTGCGGGAACTGACCCATAACGGGCTGACAACACACTGTATTTTCTCAGGTTGTCAGCAGGTTTCCCCATCCTCCGCCCTGTTCTGTCAGCAGCATGGTATTTATCCTTGGCCACGTGCCAATGACGGGCTGGATTTTGGGGCATGGCAGTTCCTGCTGGCACAGGGGGTCGCCCACACCGCCCCTTATATTGTACTGGCCAATGACAGCGTGCTGGGGCCATTACGCCCCCTGCGCCACGTCCTGCACGCCCATACCCCGGTGCGCTACCCGGTCTGGGGCATGGTCGCGACACGGCTTGTAACACCGCATCTGCAATCCTGGTTTGTTGGCCTGTCGCATACGGTTTTACACACACCACACGTCCAACGTGTGCTGGCACTCCCTTTTGCCAGCATGAGCCGTGCGGAAATTATCTGGCATGGAGAACTTGGGTTATCCGTAGCCATCCGGGAAGCAGGCTTTCCCCTCCATGCCGCATGGAGCGACCTGCACACCCCCATGGCCCGCATGTGCGCAACAAATCCCATGCACACGCGATGGTATTCCCTGGCCGCGTCCGGTCAGGTGCCTTTTCTCAAACGGGAGTTGCTGCGGGATAATCCTTTTGGCCTGCCTGGCCTGCAGCACTGGCGCCAGACCATTCCCGTCGGATCGGCCTTTCAGCCCGATTGGATCGCAGACCTGCGGACAGAAGCCCCACGGCCCAGAGCAACCCGCCCAAACTGGAAAGGCCGCGCACTCTACGCACTGGCCGCAACAGCGGACAGAGTAGTCCACGGGTTACGCCCCGTAGCCCCACCTGCCCCCCCAGACGACTGAGCAGACTGACTCCCTGCTTTGTGGGCAACCTCCTCAAGCCAGCCGCCCAATTCCTCCGCCTGCTGCTCAAAGGTGCACAGGCGGCCCAGATCCGGGTTGGGTGTTTCAGGCCGGTTGGAGAGAAAATCAAGAACGGACTCGACCGCGTTCCGCAGTGTCTCAGGCTGTCCATCCATGGGAATAAGCGTGCCGTTAACCCCCGCCGTAATATCCTCCGCCTGCCCCCCCGGAGCCGTCGCCACAACCCAGACGGAGCGAGCCAGAGCCTCTCGCACGGTCAGCCCGTAGCTTTCCTGCCATTGGGACGGAAACAGCAGCACATCAATCCCATCAAAAAAATCATCCATGGTTGCGGGCGTATAGGCTGGCACAACCCGCACCGTGCCCTGCACAGACCATGCCCCCGCTTGCAGAGGCGGAAAGCCAAGAGCGCTTTTGTTGTCTACCAGCACCAGTTCCCAATCCCCGCGCTGCATGCTTTCAAAAGCCGCCCGCAAAAGACCAAAACCTTT
It includes:
- a CDS encoding methyl-accepting chemotaxis protein; this encodes MLKWLIKDAPLRSKCRVAMLGLETYLVLQIIIEAAGYFFHETIGHMFLVNMCALVVGQIVVSLYWISLKNLVVIPVEKMADIAEGVLRGDIRGEVPFVENGDSVGRFARVVVGFTKIVRDQQEAKNRQDEMAGEIREALERTQERDRQTHQVIEELGNALAEMAKGDLQVRVSGSNFDGEFAPLRDVFAHSVERLSEALSAVARNTDLIATGANEISTASDDLAKRTEKQAANLGQVAAAVRTITDGVRLTANACGDASVETRQALDKVKLANTVMAETTDAMDGIKKSSDAIGEIISVIDGIAFQTNVLALNAGVEAARAGDAGRGFAVVAQEVRSLAEQSARSASEIKRLISLSAEQVDKGVDLVQQTGHYLNDFAGSTQNIATRVEEISVSTQDQAQRLSEITVSIGDMDQVTQQNAAMVEETTAASHNLTSETRTLIQTLSRFRIGHDISFAQKKTVSAPAPRPAAPSRPLRVAATTTPAVAPAPAAPAATPLPTTSSDQGWEEF
- a CDS encoding cupin domain-containing protein, translating into MTKSFRLMTALALTIPLAPSALAAPQPHAGTVVLTNEQIPWHAAPADFPHGVEIAHVYGTPSQAGPFVIRVRMPAHSWIAPHTHNMDETLSVLDGHFTHSVGADKATATTQDLGPGGFVHLPKNTPHALRTGDSPVTMEISGIGPFGMTYLNPADDPSKTPAK
- a CDS encoding MFS transporter, translated to MTDSFPAPSSLIGHPGLFSALSARALSTFAAQVLAVAVGWQVYALTHSAASLGLVGLAQFLPMMACIFPAGHAADQYNRKRIVLVCQTIETIAAAGMAYASFTNHLAPGMIYGLVALFGACKAFEMPAQQTFLPSLVPAAVFPRAAALSSSLFQFSCIAGPSVGGLLYGLGAGLCYTLCAIGFMLALLATSLMKLEAPTRARQPPSLAAVFGGIAFLRRKPTMLGAISLDLFAVLLGGATAMLPIFATDILHSGPMGLGLLRAAPAIGALVVAAVLARHPLGRHSGLWMFGAVAIFGLATIAFGLSRSTALSVIMLAILGGADVVSVMVRGALVQLGTPDDMRGRVSAVNMLFIGSSNQLGEFESGMLAQLLGPVPAVVLGGIGTLVITGVWMTLFPGLRRLDRLDSITTETP
- a CDS encoding HU family DNA-binding protein, whose translation is MSKAFIAAVIQDSIQCTGVAANQAANDLIDAIVEELKREGGFTLPSFGTFTVRKTKARKALNPRTGDPVKVKAGKTVRFKASPNLKKAV
- a CDS encoding rhamnan synthesis F family protein, which gives rise to MADTPFPTGSICLFAAYTPDGNLPEYTRHYLRELTHNGLTTHCIFSGCQQVSPSSALFCQQHGIYPWPRANDGLDFGAWQFLLAQGVAHTAPYIVLANDSVLGPLRPLRHVLHAHTPVRYPVWGMVATRLVTPHLQSWFVGLSHTVLHTPHVQRVLALPFASMSRAEIIWHGELGLSVAIREAGFPLHAAWSDLHTPMARMCATNPMHTRWYSLAASGQVPFLKRELLRDNPFGLPGLQHWRQTIPVGSAFQPDWIADLRTEAPRPRATRPNWKGRALYALAATADRVVHGLRPVAPPAPPDD